One stretch of Nocardioides perillae DNA includes these proteins:
- a CDS encoding Z1 domain-containing protein — MVGPETTRLLSASQLDEDGENNVRTQSVGVLARCADPTSDECRTGLVVGYVQSGKTLSFTTVISLARDNGFPLIILLAGTKQNLHEQTSQRLSHDLAVQRDGGLSPWALLENPTAASAATVAQNVVSMTDPTVPEMFRRATVVTVMKNPARLRRVKELIEALPQYGVDGSEVPVLVVDDEADQAGLNAAVQDDDATATYQSILELRAALPRHTYLMYTATPQAPLLINLADVLSPDFVSVLTPGSGYTGGQHFFVDHKNQFVRRLSTSAVNEALSVTDEPTEDLKLALASYFLVVAQRAKGPVSMLVHPSHTTDLQETYGGFVAALSSQWRQLLQLPGEDREELVDRYFRKAYDDLVAGGAAMRSLEDLLVAVPHWIGATQVRVVNSGTPADSDIRWNTAPSWILVGGNKLDRGFTVEGLTTTFMPRRLGAGQVDSVQQRARFFGYKGSYADLCRAWLNGTTADAFEHYVHHEKLLREELVKVDEQGISLKDWKRLMLLDPTYKPTRKAVIDLPYFHDRIKGDSWVSVAKVPAVDVSTNIASADRLRTDHAAGVTRDERDGRDDRRNTKVLVPMEDFLEFLADWTGHPDDVALVNQMGLLLRARLDDDPSLKVEVYFMDDGELRSRTPVDGTLPLAVGHSAKYIGDAKFFTPGFTSVQLHQVRVATSEQVVVGLSVRVPASLAGAVLVQA; from the coding sequence GTGGTCGGGCCGGAGACCACTCGGCTGCTCAGTGCGTCGCAGCTCGACGAGGACGGCGAGAACAACGTCAGGACGCAGTCCGTCGGTGTCCTGGCCCGCTGCGCCGACCCGACGAGCGACGAGTGCCGCACCGGGCTGGTCGTCGGCTACGTCCAGAGCGGGAAGACCCTGTCTTTCACCACGGTGATCTCGCTGGCGAGGGACAACGGGTTCCCGCTCATCATCCTCCTGGCCGGGACCAAGCAGAACCTGCACGAGCAGACGTCGCAGCGGCTCTCCCACGACCTTGCGGTCCAGCGCGACGGCGGCTTGTCCCCGTGGGCGCTGCTCGAGAACCCGACGGCCGCATCGGCGGCAACGGTTGCCCAGAACGTCGTGTCGATGACCGACCCGACCGTGCCGGAGATGTTCCGCCGCGCCACCGTCGTGACCGTGATGAAGAATCCGGCCCGCCTGAGGCGGGTGAAGGAGCTCATCGAAGCGCTCCCGCAGTACGGCGTCGACGGCTCGGAGGTGCCGGTGCTGGTCGTGGACGACGAGGCGGACCAGGCAGGTCTCAACGCCGCCGTCCAGGACGACGACGCCACGGCGACGTACCAGTCGATCCTGGAGCTGCGCGCCGCGCTGCCGCGGCACACCTACCTCATGTACACCGCGACTCCCCAGGCGCCGCTGCTCATCAACCTCGCCGACGTCCTGTCGCCAGACTTCGTCTCGGTGCTGACGCCTGGGTCGGGATACACAGGCGGGCAGCACTTCTTTGTGGACCACAAGAACCAGTTCGTCCGACGGCTGTCGACGAGTGCCGTGAACGAGGCCCTCTCGGTCACCGACGAGCCGACCGAGGACCTCAAGCTGGCCCTGGCGAGCTACTTCCTGGTGGTCGCCCAGCGCGCGAAGGGCCCGGTGTCGATGCTGGTGCACCCCAGCCACACCACGGACCTCCAAGAGACGTACGGAGGCTTCGTCGCGGCGCTCAGCTCGCAATGGCGCCAGCTCCTGCAGCTGCCGGGCGAGGACCGCGAGGAACTGGTCGACAGGTACTTCCGGAAGGCGTACGACGACCTGGTGGCTGGGGGAGCGGCGATGCGGTCGCTAGAGGACCTGCTGGTCGCGGTGCCGCACTGGATCGGAGCCACACAGGTCAGGGTGGTGAACTCCGGCACTCCTGCCGACAGCGACATCCGCTGGAACACCGCCCCGAGCTGGATCCTCGTGGGCGGCAACAAGCTTGACCGGGGGTTCACGGTCGAGGGCCTGACCACGACGTTCATGCCCAGGCGGCTCGGTGCCGGTCAGGTGGACTCAGTTCAGCAGCGTGCCCGGTTCTTCGGCTACAAGGGGTCGTACGCCGACCTTTGCCGCGCCTGGCTGAACGGCACCACAGCCGACGCCTTCGAGCACTACGTCCATCACGAGAAGCTGCTGCGGGAGGAACTGGTGAAGGTCGACGAACAAGGCATCAGCCTGAAGGACTGGAAGCGCCTGATGCTCCTCGACCCGACGTACAAGCCCACTCGCAAGGCTGTCATTGACCTGCCCTACTTCCACGACCGCATCAAGGGGGACTCCTGGGTGTCGGTGGCCAAGGTGCCGGCCGTCGACGTCTCGACCAACATCGCGTCGGCGGACAGGCTGCGCACGGACCACGCGGCCGGTGTCACGCGTGACGAGCGAGATGGGCGCGACGACCGCCGCAACACCAAGGTCCTCGTGCCGATGGAGGACTTCCTGGAGTTCCTCGCCGACTGGACGGGACACCCGGACGACGTGGCCCTGGTGAACCAGATGGGACTTCTCCTGCGTGCCCGTCTCGACGACGATCCATCGCTCAAGGTCGAGGTCTACTTCATGGACGACGGCGAGCTCCGGTCGCGCACACCGGTCGACGGCACCCTGCCCCTTGCAGTCGGTCACTCGGCGAAGTACATCGGTGACGCGAAGTTCTTCACGCCCGGGTTCACCTCGGTCCAGCTGCACCAGGTGCGGGTGGCTACCAGCGAGCAGGTCGTGGTCGGGCTCAGCGTCCGCGTCCCGGCGAGCCTCGCCGGCGCGGTGCTGGTGCAGGCGTGA
- a CDS encoding PD-(D/E)XK motif protein: protein MSELTGADLLGELRKVVAPAAAGFAVRDVPSSPGYKVGRGADGVIALLTPADPQPEPPTRLRTLDLDPRVKVTIEDGGRTVEAEHGLVRLRLDDDELLEPFLGVAAAIIRLLGRRPSPGQVSAGMRRLVRIFDPAQPPRGSVLGLWAELVLVLHSADPRALVDAWHAHVDARFDFSAEGSRLEAKATTRDARVHMFNLRQLKPVTGAEVHVASMMTTETGAGRSVGELVEQLESLLSGDGARQMKVHTMVADTLGSDWARHLGRKFDERQARESLVLLEPAQVPQVEEPPSEVLEVSLTVDCTDVPTVRPSRGLAALVGPVAARGRAVGAR from the coding sequence GTGAGCGAGCTCACCGGAGCCGACCTGCTCGGCGAGCTGCGCAAGGTGGTGGCCCCCGCGGCCGCGGGATTCGCCGTGCGCGACGTGCCGTCATCGCCGGGCTACAAGGTCGGCCGCGGGGCGGACGGCGTGATCGCGCTCCTCACCCCAGCGGATCCGCAACCAGAGCCGCCGACCCGGCTGCGGACGCTGGACCTGGACCCTCGGGTGAAGGTGACGATCGAGGACGGCGGACGCACCGTCGAGGCCGAGCACGGGCTGGTCCGATTGCGCCTCGACGACGACGAGCTCCTCGAGCCCTTCCTCGGCGTCGCTGCCGCGATCATCCGGTTGCTGGGCCGCAGGCCCTCGCCGGGGCAGGTGAGCGCCGGGATGCGGCGACTGGTCCGCATCTTCGACCCGGCGCAACCGCCTCGCGGCAGCGTCCTCGGACTCTGGGCAGAGCTGGTGCTGGTCCTGCACTCCGCGGACCCCCGCGCCCTGGTGGACGCGTGGCACGCTCATGTGGACGCGCGGTTCGACTTCTCTGCCGAGGGCTCACGGCTGGAGGCGAAGGCGACGACCCGTGACGCCCGGGTGCACATGTTCAACCTGCGGCAGCTCAAGCCGGTCACCGGGGCCGAGGTCCACGTCGCCAGCATGATGACGACCGAGACCGGGGCTGGCCGGTCGGTGGGCGAGCTCGTCGAGCAGCTCGAGAGCCTGCTCTCGGGCGACGGGGCCCGGCAGATGAAGGTGCACACCATGGTGGCCGACACCCTGGGCAGCGACTGGGCGCGCCACCTTGGTCGCAAGTTCGACGAGCGGCAGGCACGCGAGTCGCTCGTGCTGCTCGAGCCGGCGCAGGTTCCCCAGGTCGAGGAGCCGCCGTCGGAGGTGCTGGAGGTGTCGCTCACGGTCGACTGCACGGACGTCCCGACGGTGCGACCGTCCAGAGGGCTCGCCGCGCTGGTCGGCCCTGTCGCAGCCCGCGGGAGGGCAGTCGGTGCGCGCTGA
- the pglW gene encoding BREX system serine/threonine kinase PglW, producing the protein MRADSGRWTEIAPSRFPHEREGLEHVRAELPDAAPYHAWSNFEFVALDGTPHEVDLLVLGPAGFHLVELKAWSGRIELDPMGGEHDWLEHVPGRGRPLQRRSPLGLTRLKAQSFRSWLERHARGTATGVPFVHESLFLHGPGVDCRLPQHLKARVFGREDAAGNRLGRIVLDRLAMPPNRGAGVSESQARGLVRLLERAGLRRPAQPPRVGQWRLEAEPLDAGWGWQDTLAVHDAFTDERVRVRRWFVPPGTSAHDEVAVRQAAEREFRMLRGLDHPGLVTPTEYLEVEGAVAALVFPHDPGAVELGSWLAGAGRQAGLDRRLDLVRAFSEVVRYAHDHGLVHRGLRPKAVLVSADEAVRVKDWQAAGRAEAGTATATTHARDLLEHDHAASLYAAPEALLGAAGDRRVSDVFSVGAIAYEVLTGVAPAAHPDQLRQRLSRDGGLDVAAVLDGAPETLVDLLREATAPVVADRLPSIDDLIAGLDLVLEELTAPDEEPRLAVDPLDAAPGDELEGGLVVVRALGEGATSKAMLVRRADGTQAVLKAARDHSRSGRLVEEAASLRRLPEASQLVRLLDGPLEVGGRTCLLLDVAGERSLAHHLGRGRLTLDQLRRWGRDLLEVLAVLERAGTFHRDVKPANLGVRTRSTDGQPHLVLYDFSLAAVPATDLAAGTAGYRDPFLGPPARLAYDAAAELFSGAVTLHEMATGALPVWGDGITPAALQDGEVVLHRAAFDQVVADGLLAFFRRALARDVERRFDNADDMLQAWERIFVDAERQQATRTPDEEAAAATLTTPLATSGLSPQAVSALEQHGVATVGDLVTLSAFDLARTPGATQSTKDELVRRARQWRATLTSDSTPTAASVDAVLQQVLPEGDDVAARAVRLVLGQVDEVTGAGPLAWPTAAVLRNELGADRSVVADAWSRFLPTVADSRLVQEVRDQVFDLVAGLGGVATADEVAQRLLERRGSHAGGEQRHAQGLALVRVAVESAPGKAVVRRAGDVLLVTADTQLDLTAADDALEAAARLGRSAQDLCQGDALAAPATVVEVLRAVVTGTPLEDLPEVRLRELAAAAGGIAVSARGELYPRGMSAVRALRLSAGALVPGSGGLHPRTIQQRVRARFPEAQAVPDRPRLTDLLEEAGVALTWGGDAYVAPASLGTSRSSVTASSHHAGSAPEDVRTVDARLRRSIDERGFLALAVPQRYAGDAVVRLEREHGASRCDVDAWVLEQLHEESRQHGVGWGFILRTDARSLPDPDRVQLDGIVRRVASNLEEHVRHQAGPVLLVGAGLLARHRCVDLLEPLASLATARSHAVWLLAPQPSAAPTPTLDGAAVPLASPTQWLALPSRWAVDRPTAVPA; encoded by the coding sequence GTGCGCGCTGACTCCGGTCGCTGGACTGAGATCGCACCCTCCCGCTTCCCGCACGAGCGCGAGGGGCTGGAGCACGTCCGTGCTGAGCTCCCCGACGCCGCGCCGTACCACGCGTGGAGCAACTTCGAGTTCGTCGCGCTCGACGGGACGCCGCACGAGGTCGACCTGCTCGTGCTCGGCCCCGCAGGCTTCCACCTCGTCGAGCTGAAGGCCTGGTCGGGGCGCATCGAGCTCGACCCGATGGGCGGTGAGCACGACTGGCTCGAGCACGTGCCTGGCCGCGGTCGCCCCCTGCAGCGGCGCAGCCCGCTCGGTCTCACCCGGCTGAAGGCGCAGTCGTTCCGCAGCTGGCTCGAGCGCCACGCCCGCGGCACCGCGACCGGCGTCCCGTTCGTCCACGAGTCGCTGTTCCTCCACGGGCCGGGTGTCGACTGCCGACTCCCGCAGCACCTGAAGGCGCGCGTGTTCGGCCGCGAGGACGCCGCGGGCAACCGGCTCGGCCGGATCGTGCTCGACCGGCTGGCGATGCCGCCGAACCGCGGCGCCGGCGTGTCGGAGAGCCAGGCGCGCGGGCTGGTCCGCCTGCTGGAGCGGGCAGGTCTCCGTCGACCGGCGCAGCCCCCGCGGGTCGGGCAGTGGCGGCTGGAGGCCGAGCCGCTCGACGCGGGCTGGGGCTGGCAGGACACCCTCGCGGTGCACGACGCCTTCACCGACGAGCGGGTGCGCGTCCGTCGGTGGTTCGTGCCACCGGGCACCTCCGCGCACGACGAGGTGGCGGTCCGTCAGGCGGCCGAGCGCGAGTTTCGGATGCTGCGCGGGCTCGACCACCCCGGCCTGGTGACGCCCACGGAGTACCTCGAGGTCGAGGGGGCCGTCGCAGCACTCGTCTTCCCCCACGACCCTGGTGCGGTCGAGCTCGGGAGCTGGCTCGCCGGCGCCGGCCGCCAGGCGGGCCTCGACCGCCGCCTCGACCTCGTCCGCGCGTTCTCCGAGGTCGTGCGCTACGCCCACGACCACGGCCTGGTCCACCGGGGGTTGCGGCCCAAGGCCGTGCTCGTCTCGGCCGACGAGGCGGTGCGCGTCAAGGACTGGCAGGCGGCGGGTCGGGCCGAGGCCGGGACCGCGACGGCCACCACGCACGCGCGCGACCTGCTGGAGCACGACCACGCAGCCAGCCTGTACGCCGCGCCGGAGGCGCTGCTCGGCGCGGCCGGCGATCGTCGCGTCTCCGACGTGTTCTCCGTGGGCGCCATCGCCTACGAGGTGCTCACCGGGGTCGCGCCGGCGGCCCACCCCGACCAGCTGCGGCAGCGGCTCAGCAGGGACGGCGGCCTCGACGTCGCCGCGGTGCTCGACGGGGCACCCGAGACGCTGGTCGACCTCCTCCGCGAGGCAACGGCACCCGTCGTCGCGGACCGGTTGCCGAGCATCGACGACCTGATCGCCGGCCTCGACCTCGTCCTCGAGGAGCTGACCGCTCCTGACGAGGAGCCCCGCCTGGCGGTCGACCCGCTGGACGCCGCGCCGGGCGACGAGCTGGAGGGCGGCCTCGTCGTCGTCCGGGCCCTCGGCGAGGGAGCGACCTCGAAGGCAATGCTCGTGCGCCGTGCCGACGGCACGCAGGCGGTGCTGAAAGCCGCACGCGACCACAGCCGCAGCGGCCGCCTCGTCGAGGAGGCCGCCAGCCTCCGGCGGCTACCGGAGGCGTCGCAGCTCGTGCGGCTGCTCGACGGCCCGCTTGAGGTGGGCGGCCGGACCTGCCTCCTCCTCGACGTGGCTGGCGAGCGCTCGCTGGCCCACCACCTGGGCAGGGGGCGGCTCACCCTCGACCAGCTCCGGCGGTGGGGCCGGGACCTGCTCGAGGTCCTCGCGGTGCTCGAGCGCGCCGGCACCTTCCACCGGGACGTGAAGCCGGCGAACCTCGGGGTGCGCACGCGCAGCACCGACGGCCAGCCGCACCTGGTGCTCTACGACTTCTCGCTCGCCGCCGTCCCTGCGACCGACCTCGCGGCCGGCACCGCGGGCTACCGGGACCCTTTCCTGGGGCCGCCCGCCCGGCTGGCCTACGACGCCGCGGCCGAGCTCTTCAGCGGGGCGGTGACGCTGCACGAGATGGCGACCGGCGCGCTGCCGGTGTGGGGCGACGGCATCACGCCGGCCGCCCTGCAGGACGGCGAGGTAGTGCTGCACCGTGCGGCGTTCGACCAGGTGGTCGCCGACGGCCTCCTGGCCTTCTTCCGGCGTGCGCTTGCTCGAGACGTGGAGCGCCGGTTCGACAACGCCGACGACATGCTGCAGGCATGGGAGCGGATCTTCGTCGACGCCGAGCGGCAGCAGGCGACACGCACGCCCGACGAGGAAGCAGCGGCAGCGACCCTCACGACGCCGCTGGCGACGAGCGGCTTGTCGCCGCAGGCGGTCTCGGCACTCGAGCAGCACGGGGTCGCGACGGTGGGCGACCTGGTGACCCTCTCCGCCTTCGACCTCGCTCGCACCCCGGGTGCCACCCAGTCGACCAAGGACGAGCTGGTCCGCCGCGCACGCCAGTGGCGGGCGACCCTCACCTCCGACAGCACGCCGACGGCCGCCAGCGTGGATGCCGTCCTGCAGCAGGTGCTCCCGGAGGGCGACGACGTCGCCGCGCGGGCGGTCCGCCTCGTCCTTGGGCAGGTGGACGAGGTCACGGGTGCCGGACCGCTCGCCTGGCCGACAGCAGCTGTTCTCCGCAACGAGCTCGGCGCTGACCGCTCCGTGGTCGCGGACGCCTGGAGCCGGTTCCTGCCGACGGTGGCTGACTCGCGCCTGGTGCAGGAGGTCCGCGACCAGGTCTTCGACCTCGTGGCAGGCCTCGGTGGCGTCGCCACCGCTGACGAGGTCGCGCAGCGCTTGCTCGAGCGCCGAGGCTCCCACGCGGGCGGGGAGCAGCGTCACGCGCAGGGGCTGGCGCTCGTGCGGGTCGCGGTCGAGTCGGCGCCCGGCAAGGCCGTCGTCCGGCGGGCAGGCGACGTCCTGCTGGTGACCGCCGACACGCAGCTCGACCTCACCGCCGCTGACGACGCTCTCGAGGCGGCTGCGCGGCTGGGACGGTCGGCGCAGGACCTCTGCCAGGGTGACGCCCTCGCGGCGCCGGCCACGGTGGTCGAGGTGCTGCGAGCCGTCGTCACCGGCACGCCGCTGGAGGACCTGCCCGAGGTTCGCCTGCGCGAGCTGGCGGCCGCCGCGGGCGGCATCGCGGTGAGCGCGCGGGGCGAGCTCTACCCCCGGGGCATGTCCGCCGTCAGGGCCCTCCGGCTCTCGGCCGGCGCCCTGGTACCTGGTTCGGGCGGTCTGCATCCCCGGACCATCCAGCAGCGCGTGCGTGCGCGCTTCCCCGAGGCCCAGGCGGTCCCGGACCGCCCGCGGCTCACCGACCTCCTCGAGGAAGCCGGCGTGGCGCTGACCTGGGGCGGGGACGCGTACGTCGCCCCTGCGTCGCTCGGCACCTCCCGGTCCAGCGTCACCGCCAGCAGCCACCACGCGGGTTCGGCGCCGGAGGACGTCCGCACGGTCGACGCTCGCCTGCGACGCAGCATCGACGAGCGCGGGTTCCTGGCGCTGGCCGTGCCGCAGCGCTACGCCGGCGACGCCGTCGTGAGGCTCGAGCGCGAGCACGGCGCGAGCAGGTGCGACGTCGACGCCTGGGTCCTCGAGCAGCTTCACGAGGAGTCACGCCAGCACGGGGTCGGCTGGGGCTTCATCCTGCGCACCGACGCCCGGTCGCTGCCGGACCCCGACCGCGTCCAGCTCGACGGCATCGTCCGTCGGGTCGCCTCGAACCTCGAGGAGCACGTCCGTCACCAGGCAGGTCCGGTGCTCCTCGTCGGGGCGGGCCTGCTGGCGCGCCACCGGTGCGTCGACCTCCTCGAGCCGTTGGCGTCCCTGGCCACCGCGCGCTCGCACGCCGTCTGGCTGCTCGCCCCGCAGCCGAGCGCTGCTCCGACCCCGACCCTCGACGGCGCCGCCGTCCCCCTAGCCTCGCCGACCCAGTGGCTGGCGCTGCCCAGCCGCTGGGCGGTCGACCGACCCACCGCCGTCCCGGCCTGA
- the pglX gene encoding BREX-2 system adenine-specific DNA-methyltransferase PglX yields the protein MTVDQRALLTDLQKQVRSLEDDVRERAAATTQVDDRLRAEHAEARRVGRTASSFGEWRDSQVTQAAVAWVLGTVFVRFCEDNRLVDEAWFAGPGDRLREAGERQTDLLVRRPELNDRDWLLAAFDHLAGLPAVAALFDQRHNPLYRLAVSADGAEALLAFWRRRREDGALVHDFTDPDLSTRFLGDLYQDLSEAARKQYALLQTPDFVEELILDLTLDPAIETFGLEGLRLIDPTCGSGHFLLGAFDRLLEAWTRQSPGLPVRDRVAKALGSIHGVDVNPFATAIARFRLTVAALKAEGVTRLAEAPGHRLHLGTGDSLLHGKTEGGELFDSGLGGHLYGVEDLDQHPGILQRGRYHVVVGNPPYITVKDKALNEAYRAGYQTCSGKYALSVPFAELLFKLAVTDGDRPGYVGQITSNSFMKREFGKKLIEQFLPSQDLTHVIDTSGAYIPGHGTPTLILVGRRRHPRSGKLRAVLGIRGEPSAPVHPARGLVWRSIVDHLGRGGFENEYISVADLPRARLATHPWSLSGGGAEGLKALIEQCPTVLSARTNEVGIVAVLGEEEAFETARHCSERTVQLVVGEAIRDYSLTSSPRWWPYGDDLSVRPDASNSRWMWPFRRLVAGYLMFGKTREERGMEWFEYGMLARSKLRTPLAISFAEVATHNHFVLDRGGKVFKQSAPVIKLSKGATEDEHMALLEVLNSSTACFWLRQVCGAKGGSGIGRGIQPEDWMERYNFNSSNVQNLPLPAEMASSRARDIEGYVRRMETSSPEGRVAAGVVGRDQLAAARVEYESARQLAISAQEELDWDVYRRYGILDEDLVAPSELPDLRLGERAFEIRLARMVAGGEAETAWFERHRSTPITDIPDRWPESYRELVERRMELIETHPHLRLLERPDCKRRWADDPWEVKQERALRGWLLDRLEDESLWRDATGRPLVQSVAQLAGRVASDQQLLEVLELWADRPVADPAKELARLVADEHVPYLAALRFKPSGLRKREEWEHTWALQRREDAGETVDVPVPPKYTTADFLKTSYWRHRGKLDVPKERFISYPGAERGADTSLVLGWAGWDHAEQAMALATLVLDRQRQDAWEADRLTPLLAGVAELEPWVHQWHGEVDPRMGMSPAQAVTATLEQQLARLHLTRADLAAWRPAAPARGRRPRTTDA from the coding sequence GTGACCGTCGACCAGCGCGCCCTTCTCACCGACCTGCAGAAGCAGGTCCGGTCCTTGGAGGACGACGTCCGCGAGCGTGCGGCCGCAACCACCCAGGTCGACGACCGGCTGCGCGCCGAGCACGCCGAGGCGAGGCGGGTGGGACGGACGGCGTCGTCGTTCGGCGAGTGGCGAGACTCGCAAGTGACGCAGGCCGCCGTGGCGTGGGTCCTCGGCACCGTCTTCGTGCGGTTCTGCGAGGACAACCGACTGGTCGACGAAGCGTGGTTCGCCGGCCCCGGTGACCGGCTGCGGGAAGCAGGGGAGCGGCAGACCGACCTCCTGGTCCGCCGGCCGGAGCTGAACGACCGGGACTGGTTGCTCGCTGCGTTCGACCACCTCGCCGGCCTGCCGGCGGTGGCCGCGCTGTTCGACCAGCGGCACAACCCGCTGTACCGGCTGGCCGTGTCCGCTGATGGTGCCGAGGCGCTCCTGGCGTTCTGGCGCCGACGCCGCGAGGACGGCGCGCTGGTCCACGACTTCACCGACCCGGACCTGTCGACCCGGTTCCTCGGCGACCTCTACCAGGACCTGTCGGAGGCGGCACGCAAGCAGTACGCGCTCCTGCAGACCCCGGACTTCGTCGAGGAGCTGATCCTCGACCTGACGCTCGATCCGGCGATCGAGACCTTCGGGCTGGAGGGACTGCGGCTGATCGACCCGACCTGCGGGTCGGGCCACTTCCTGCTCGGCGCCTTCGACCGGCTGCTGGAGGCGTGGACCAGGCAGTCGCCGGGCCTGCCGGTGCGCGACCGAGTAGCCAAGGCGCTCGGGTCGATCCACGGCGTCGACGTCAACCCGTTCGCCACCGCGATCGCCCGCTTCCGGCTGACGGTCGCGGCACTCAAGGCGGAAGGGGTCACGAGGCTGGCCGAGGCGCCTGGGCACCGGCTGCACCTCGGCACCGGCGACTCCCTGCTTCACGGCAAGACCGAGGGCGGCGAGCTGTTCGACTCCGGTCTTGGCGGCCACCTGTACGGCGTCGAGGACCTGGACCAGCACCCGGGGATCCTGCAGCGGGGGCGGTACCACGTGGTGGTCGGCAACCCGCCGTACATCACCGTCAAGGACAAGGCGCTCAACGAGGCCTACCGCGCCGGCTACCAGACGTGCTCGGGTAAGTACGCGTTGTCGGTGCCCTTCGCCGAGTTGCTCTTCAAGCTTGCGGTGACTGACGGGGACCGGCCCGGCTACGTCGGCCAGATCACGTCGAACTCGTTCATGAAGCGCGAGTTCGGGAAGAAGCTCATCGAGCAATTCCTGCCTAGTCAGGACCTAACGCACGTCATCGACACTTCTGGCGCGTACATCCCTGGTCACGGCACGCCAACTTTGATCCTGGTAGGTCGTCGTCGGCACCCGCGCTCAGGGAAACTCCGCGCCGTCCTTGGCATCCGCGGTGAGCCGTCCGCCCCGGTCCACCCAGCGCGCGGTCTGGTATGGCGATCGATCGTAGACCACCTAGGCCGGGGTGGCTTCGAGAATGAATACATCTCTGTCGCGGACCTTCCCCGTGCCCGGCTCGCTACGCATCCCTGGTCTCTATCTGGTGGGGGCGCGGAAGGCCTCAAGGCCCTAATAGAGCAGTGCCCAACTGTTCTCAGCGCAAGGACGAACGAGGTCGGGATCGTCGCCGTGCTCGGCGAAGAGGAGGCTTTTGAGACGGCACGCCACTGCAGTGAGCGAACTGTTCAACTCGTGGTCGGAGAAGCAATCCGAGATTACAGCCTCACGTCGTCTCCGCGATGGTGGCCATACGGTGACGACCTCTCGGTCCGTCCAGACGCCTCGAACTCCCGGTGGATGTGGCCCTTCCGCCGACTAGTCGCGGGCTATCTCATGTTCGGGAAGACCCGCGAGGAACGGGGAATGGAATGGTTCGAGTACGGAATGCTTGCGAGGTCGAAGTTGCGAACGCCGCTCGCCATCAGCTTCGCCGAGGTCGCGACGCACAACCACTTCGTGCTCGACCGCGGCGGGAAGGTCTTCAAACAATCGGCGCCGGTCATCAAGTTGTCGAAGGGTGCGACGGAGGATGAGCACATGGCGCTGCTGGAGGTCTTGAACTCATCGACCGCGTGCTTTTGGCTGCGGCAGGTCTGCGGCGCAAAAGGCGGGTCCGGTATTGGCCGGGGGATCCAGCCCGAGGACTGGATGGAGCGATATAACTTCAACTCCTCGAACGTGCAGAATTTGCCGCTCCCAGCCGAGATGGCTTCAAGTCGAGCGCGGGACATAGAGGGTTACGTTCGTCGGATGGAAACATCGAGCCCTGAGGGTCGGGTCGCGGCGGGTGTCGTTGGCCGCGACCAGCTGGCGGCGGCGCGTGTCGAGTACGAGAGTGCGCGCCAACTCGCCATATCGGCGCAGGAGGAACTCGACTGGGATGTCTACAGGCGCTACGGAATTCTCGATGAGGACCTCGTTGCCCCGAGCGAGCTACCCGATCTACGACTAGGAGAACGGGCTTTCGAGATCAGACTCGCGCGCATGGTAGCCGGAGGTGAGGCTGAGACGGCGTGGTTCGAGCGGCACCGCTCCACGCCGATCACAGATATCCCGGACCGCTGGCCCGAGTCTTACCGCGAACTCGTCGAACGTCGGATGGAACTCATCGAGACGCACCCGCACCTGAGGTTGCTCGAGCGCCCGGACTGCAAGAGGCGCTGGGCCGACGACCCGTGGGAGGTCAAGCAGGAGCGCGCGCTGCGCGGCTGGCTGCTCGACCGGCTGGAGGACGAGTCGCTGTGGCGGGACGCCACCGGGCGGCCGCTGGTGCAGTCGGTGGCCCAGCTCGCCGGCCGGGTGGCCTCCGACCAGCAGCTGCTCGAGGTGCTGGAGCTCTGGGCCGACCGGCCCGTCGCCGACCCGGCGAAGGAGCTCGCCCGGCTGGTGGCGGACGAGCACGTGCCGTACCTCGCGGCGCTGAGGTTCAAGCCGTCCGGCCTGCGCAAGCGCGAGGAGTGGGAGCACACGTGGGCGCTCCAGCGCCGCGAGGACGCCGGCGAGACGGTCGACGTGCCGGTGCCCCCGAAGTACACCACCGCCGACTTCCTCAAGACGTCGTACTGGCGGCACCGCGGCAAGCTCGACGTGCCGAAGGAGCGGTTCATCTCCTACCCCGGCGCCGAGCGCGGCGCGGACACCAGCCTCGTCCTCGGCTGGGCCGGCTGGGACCACGCCGAGCAAGCGATGGCGTTGGCCACTCTGGTGCTCGACCGGCAGCGCCAGGACGCCTGGGAGGCCGACCGGCTCACCCCGCTGCTCGCGGGCGTGGCCGAGCTCGAGCCGTGGGTGCACCAGTGGCACGGGGAGGTCGACCCCCGCATGGGCATGTCGCCGGCCCAGGCCGTGACGGCCACCCTCGAGCAGCAGCTCGCCCGGCTGCACCTCACCCGCGCCGACCTGGCAGCCTGGCGACCCGCGGCACCGGCTCGTGGCCGACGCCCGCGCACGACCGACGCCTGA